AATATTATTATAGTGGGGGTATTGCTGCAATAATTCTGCAAAGAGCTCATTGCACGCAGCAATGTCTGTCTTCTGCACCTCTGACAGCCTTGCCAGTACCTCCGACAAAAGTTTGGTTACCTCAATTAGTTGCCAGTTTGCTTGGGAAACCGCTTTGGCTACTTGCATCGCATTTTGGTAAGCATTCTTTTCTTCCCTCTGCCGCAGTTCTTCAATGCTGTTAAATAGAATAATAAAAACTGGAATAATAACCACTGTAATCATTAATAACAACCTAACCCTGAGACTGGTGGGTAAAAAATTATGCTTCATAATAATCACCTTATTTCGCTACTATAAGTAAGGAAATATCAACAAGTATTCAACAAATGATGACTTATCCCTTTAGATAATTAAATCGAGTAAATAGTATTTTTGTCGATTGCATCAAGAGCTTAATAGTAGCAATTACGCAATTAGCCCGCCCATACTCTGGTGACAATCTTGCCCTGTGGTTCAAGAATTAAAAAAACATAGGTCGGTGGCTCAAAAGCTGACAACTGATAACTAAAGGCTAACTTTAAATAACGAAGGTGCCGCAACTAAGGTTTTGCGGCACCTTCGTTAAACCTCAATACCTACCATTTTCATTAGAGCCAGGGCGTTGGTGGTTTGCGATATCCCTTTCTTTAAGCGGTAGTCAAAGGTGATTGTTTGGTTGATAATCTCATCGCTAAAGTGGTAATTTTGGATTTGTGCCGGATTTTCTTTTTCCAGGCTACCCAGCTCCAAATCGTGGGTGGTAACAAAGCCAATTACCTCTTGCCGGGCTAAATTTTTAATTACCGTTCTGGCTCCGGCAATGCGATCCCGGGAGTTGGTGCCTTTGAATATCTCATCCAACAGGAAAATAAGGGGACTACCCCGGCGGGCTGCTTCAATAACCAACTTAATTCTTTTTAGCTCAGCATAAAAGGAGGAGACACTTTCCTCTAAGCTGTCCTGTACCCGCATACTGGTATAGATATGCATTAGGGAGCAGCGCAATTCACTGGCACAGACCGGTGCTCCGGCGTAGGCCAGTACTAGATTAATACCCACCGTACGCAACAAAGTGCTTTTACCGGACATATTGGAACCGGTAATAATATGGACGGTACCGGAACGTGGCAGGGCTACATCATTGCAGACACGGGTGGCCGGCTTAATGAGAGGGTGCCCCAGATTAACCGCTACCAGGAAAGGCTTAGCTTCCTTTACTTCGGGAAATACCCAGTGGGGTTGGTCATGGGCTAAGGCAGCCAGGCTGGCCAGTGCCTCAAATTGACCAATAACCCGAAACCAATCTTCCAGATACATCCCATATTGCCTTTTCCACTGTTCCAGTGCTCTAATGGTATATAGATCACAAAAGAAAAGGGCATTAACAAAATGGTAAACCACTGAATAACGCAGGTTGATCAAGACAGCAATTTTCGAAAGGGCTTTTACCTGTTGGGAGGCAGATTTATCATCCCTTAAGAGTCTCCTTTGTAATTCCACCAGTAAGGGGGACTGGAATTGCTGACCTTCAATGTGTGTTAAAAGCCGGGACAGACGGGCTAATTCCGCCGCTGCCCTCTCGGTATCCCCAAAGGCTTGGCTTACAAAGACTTGGCCAACGGTAACCAGTAGTGCCTGCAAAAGAAAGAGCGTCAGTGGTATGTAGGTGGGCACCCACTGCCAAGCCATTAGGATAAAGAGCAACCAGGTGGTAATGGGTAACAAAGCCAGCAGGTAAATGGCTTGGCTCTGCCACAAAGGTGATTTCTCCTTTGCCCAGAGCCATAGTTTTTTAAGTTCCCCTGCCTTATACTGGCTGCCCATGCCAATGGCCTGTAACTGCTGTCGCCAGTCCAACCGGGGGGCCAATTCCTGCAGGGCGGTTTGCCTGGCCCTGATATCTTTCAAATTAGTGGGCTCACTGAGCAACCTGGCCAACGCCTCTTCTCCGGTTTCCAGGTTAGTGGCATTGATATACTGAAAAAGAGAACCTTGGCCAAAAATATTAAGATCTCCGCTATAGGGATGCTCCGACAGCAAGAACCGTTCCCCGGTGCGGGGAAAATCTGACCATTGATGGGACAGTCTCCTTATAGCCTGCTCATTAATCTGTCTGAGGTTATCTAAGTGGGTAATTTCCTTTCTTACCTTCTGATGCTTACTTACCAGCAGCATAAAAAAAAGCACTAAGAGCGCAGCAACCCAATACATACCGGTAACATCCTGAAAGGCACCATAAATTAACAAACCAATTATTATCAGAGCCAACAGGCTGCGGTAATACACTAACCTATTGTCTGTTTTCTTAGCCGTGGCTAAAGATGAATGGTAACGTTTTTGGTTCCTTTGGTAGATTTCTTCAATATCTTTGGCCAAATTGCTGCCTCCTAAATTCTCTTTGGTTTATTCTACCATAGATGAGTAACTCTATAAAAACAAAGGGTGCCACTGTTATTCCCTGTGGGGAATTCACTGGCGCTAATAAAATTTGCTGTTCGGGAAACTGTCCCGACAGCGAGTACGTCTATATTACAGAGGAAGACAAACAACAGGAGAAAAACTTTGAGAAGATTACTTTTTATTGTAGCTTTGCTAATATTGTTCACCATTTTCATCACCAAGTACCACTTTGGTCTGTGGCAGTTGGTTAGCTCCCGGGATATTAAGGAAATAGCCAACACCATTGCCGGTTATGGTTCAGCAGCTGTGCTAGTCAGTTTATTCTTAAATACCTTAATCAGCGTGTTAGGCATCCTGCCCTCCATTTTCTTGACCACTGCCAACACCCTGGTCTTCGGTCTTTATGGTGGCTTTCTGGTCTCCTACACAGGAGAACTGCTGGGTGCTGTTATCACCTTTTTACTCTACCGCTGGGGAATTTCCTCTGTGTTTAAAACTCCCTCAGAGCATTGGAAAATTTTCCAGGGTATTAGCAGATTACCGGTCAAAAGACAAATCTATTTCCTGGCGGTAATTCGCCTGGCCCCCTTTGTTCCCTCTGGCCTGATTAATTTATTAGCAGCCCTGGCCGGTTTTCCCCTGGGCGTCTTTACCATTGCCACGGCCATGGGTAAATTACCCGCCCTGCTGCTGGAGACTTATTTTAGCTATAATCTGCTCAACATCAGCCAAAATTATCTTAATTTGGGCCTTAGTATTCTGGTGGCCCTCTTGCTATACCGGGGAGTCAAAAGTGAATATGCCCGTCTCAAGGAAAGCTTAAAATAGCTACTCTATGATGCTGGTTTCAATTTCCTGTGCATCTGCGTACTTTACCAGCAATTCCTTAGCCATGTCAAGATGCTGGCCAAGATTCTCTTGGCCGCTAAAGGAAATAATGTTCATAAGAATTTTTTGGGTAGCCAAAGTAATCATTGCCCTTTGGGAATCACTGGTGGGACTGCCAAAACTGCCCACAGAGTCAGTAAAGACCGGTAGGTTCTCAATGTTGAGAAGTTCTTTGCCGATTCCTTGATAGGTCTCACCCGCCGGGGCAATGGTAAATACAATGGGTGGAGTAACTTTAGCAAGATCATAGGTTCCCACTGAATGGTGGGATTGCAGGGAAATAAAATTGTTTATATCTACAACATTATTGATTTGATACAATCCCTTCCCCTGTAACACCCTGCGGAAGAGTGCCTCGGAAGAAACTCTGTAACGACTGGGACTTTTACCTAATTTTTTATAGGTTTCCCGGGCAGCAACAATGGCTGGCAGGCTAGCCACTTGTTCTAAGACCATACTTTCCCTGATCTGTTCGGTCAATTGGTGTAATTCTACTAACAACCCTTCCTCTTTCTCCTTTAATGTGACACTGGCCTGGATACAGCCTAACACTAAAGCCGGACATTTCTCCTTCAGTTCCCTGGCAATGGTTATCTCGACCAAAGGACTACCTCCTAATTACTCATTTTTTACTGTTTGCCAATAGCTATCCAGCAGCCTGATAACCTCTTGTTCCGTGGCTGTTTTCATGGCTGCTTCGTTGTAAGGACCGTCATAATAAGTATTGCCGTTATATTGCAGGTATTTTAACACAGTATGATAGGATTTGGCATCTTTTTTAATGGCCTTTTCCCCCAGGCTGTAGCCTGATACCAGTTTTATATGGGAAAGATTACTGTCTATCAATATTTGCATGGCAAAACGCACAGGCACCGGGAATTCATAGATGTTGTTGGGGGCAAAATTGATAAAACAACAACTGGCTGTCCACATTAGGGGAACAATTTCCCCTGTTTTCTCATCCACAGCGTGGGTTAGTTCAATTTCCGCATTGGGAAAATACTGTTGCACCGTATTAAATACTTGATTGATCAGGTTTTTGGTTTGTAAAGTCAATTGAAACTGTTGCCTGTATTTTCTCCTGGGCGCGTCCAGAGTTTGTTCATACTTTGCAATGCACTCTCTGGCCCTTTGAGTTCGTTTTTCCAGTTCTTGTTGAAAATCCACTAAATGCTCCTCCTCTTCCTTTATTGAAAAATCCTTTTACCAGAGGAAGAAATACGCTCCTTAACAAGGCCGCCGGCCGGGGAAGTATCTGGCCTAATTTTTCATCGAACGCACAAATTCCTCAGATATATTTAAGGAATACATCATTAACCCCGCCAAAACTGCTAAGAGCAGCAAATAGGAAACTCCTATCAGCAGACGAAACCTTGGCTCAACCTCCAGGTATTGGGTGGTTTTTTCCTTATTTCTCAACATTTGGACAATCTCAACAACACCATAAATTAACACTAACAACAGGATATAGGCCTGTAATTGCCAGATTAGCACTATGGTGAGTACCAAGCCCAATACCCAAAGCAATGGTGATAACGCTTTGGTAATGCGGCCACCGTCCAACGGACCAAAGGGCAGTAAATTAAATAAATTAAGGAAAGCACTAACATAGGCCAATCCTGCCCAATATGGTGAATGGGTAATACTATATAGCTCCAAGCAAATAAGTGTCGCCAACGCCCCGGCCGCCGGCCCACCAATGGCAGTGATGGCCTCTTCCCTCACGCTCCTGGGTATTTCCTTCATGCCAATAAAGGCACCGAAAAAGGGAATAAACATAGGAGCTGTCACATCCAAGCCAATCCTTTTACTGGTCAGATAGTGCCCCATCTCATGGACAAACAGCACCAAGACAAAGCCAAGGGCAAATAACCAACCATAAAATTGGGCGTAAATCACCACAGTAAGGAACATACTGATAATGGTACCGGCAAATTTAGATGCTTTTAAGGCTGCCAATAAATACTTACCAAACACCGCCAGCTTGCCAAACTTTAAAAGAAAAGCAATAATTGCCCCTACTATGCCCAGTCTG
This region of Desulforamulus ferrireducens genomic DNA includes:
- a CDS encoding MutS family DNA mismatch repair protein, with the translated sequence MAKDIEEIYQRNQKRYHSSLATAKKTDNRLVYYRSLLALIIIGLLIYGAFQDVTGMYWVAALLVLFFMLLVSKHQKVRKEITHLDNLRQINEQAIRRLSHQWSDFPRTGERFLLSEHPYSGDLNIFGQGSLFQYINATNLETGEEALARLLSEPTNLKDIRARQTALQELAPRLDWRQQLQAIGMGSQYKAGELKKLWLWAKEKSPLWQSQAIYLLALLPITTWLLFILMAWQWVPTYIPLTLFLLQALLVTVGQVFVSQAFGDTERAAAELARLSRLLTHIEGQQFQSPLLVELQRRLLRDDKSASQQVKALSKIAVLINLRYSVVYHFVNALFFCDLYTIRALEQWKRQYGMYLEDWFRVIGQFEALASLAALAHDQPHWVFPEVKEAKPFLVAVNLGHPLIKPATRVCNDVALPRSGTVHIITGSNMSGKSTLLRTVGINLVLAYAGAPVCASELRCSLMHIYTSMRVQDSLEESVSSFYAELKRIKLVIEAARRGSPLIFLLDEIFKGTNSRDRIAGARTVIKNLARQEVIGFVTTHDLELGSLEKENPAQIQNYHFSDEIINQTITFDYRLKKGISQTTNALALMKMVGIEV
- a CDS encoding site-2 protease family protein, which translates into the protein MEGNKYEDNRDNEQQNIESAVQEVPLEQSSGESEKKSRLSRLGIVGAIIAFLLKFGKLAVFGKYLLAALKASKFAGTIISMFLTVVIYAQFYGWLFALGFVLVLFVHEMGHYLTSKRIGLDVTAPMFIPFFGAFIGMKEIPRSVREEAITAIGGPAAGALATLICLELYSITHSPYWAGLAYVSAFLNLFNLLPFGPLDGGRITKALSPLLWVLGLVLTIVLIWQLQAYILLLVLIYGVVEIVQMLRNKEKTTQYLEVEPRFRLLIGVSYLLLLAVLAGLMMYSLNISEEFVRSMKN
- a CDS encoding TVP38/TMEM64 family protein → MRRLLFIVALLILFTIFITKYHFGLWQLVSSRDIKEIANTIAGYGSAAVLVSLFLNTLISVLGILPSIFLTTANTLVFGLYGGFLVSYTGELLGAVITFLLYRWGISSVFKTPSEHWKIFQGISRLPVKRQIYFLAVIRLAPFVPSGLINLLAALAGFPLGVFTIATAMGKLPALLLETYFSYNLLNISQNYLNLGLSILVALLLYRGVKSEYARLKESLK
- a CDS encoding B3/4 domain-containing protein, with translation MVEITIARELKEKCPALVLGCIQASVTLKEKEEGLLVELHQLTEQIRESMVLEQVASLPAIVAARETYKKLGKSPSRYRVSSEALFRRVLQGKGLYQINNVVDINNFISLQSHHSVGTYDLAKVTPPIVFTIAPAGETYQGIGKELLNIENLPVFTDSVGSFGSPTSDSQRAMITLATQKILMNIISFSGQENLGQHLDMAKELLVKYADAQEIETSIIE